The following coding sequences lie in one Candidatus Eremiobacterota bacterium genomic window:
- a CDS encoding VOC family protein, with product MTAETNLTTIGQPVPELPVADVERAQQHYRDALGFEIKWLVEGKETGAVVRGNAAIFFRKREAPFEPAVHWIFAPDLDASYEELRSRGANIVEPPEDKPWGLRQFTVSDLDGNLFHFHHG from the coding sequence ATGACCGCTGAAACGAATCTAACAACGATTGGCCAGCCGGTGCCCGAGTTGCCGGTAGCCGACGTCGAGCGCGCGCAACAGCATTACCGCGATGCGCTGGGCTTCGAAATCAAGTGGCTCGTCGAAGGCAAAGAGACCGGCGCGGTCGTCCGCGGAAACGCAGCGATCTTCTTCCGCAAACGAGAGGCGCCATTCGAGCCGGCCGTTCACTGGATATTCGCTCCGGATCTCGACGCGTCTTATGAAGAACTGCGGTCGCGTGGAGCGAATATCGTCGAGCCCCCGGAAGACAAGCCGTGGGGATTACGGCAGTTCACCGTAAGCGATCTCGACGGCAACCTCTTCCATTTCCACCACGGCTAG
- a CDS encoding type II toxin-antitoxin system VapC family toxin, with product MRVLLDTHAFLWIAGDWKRVRPTARRLLENPRTALFLSAASIWELLIKAGIGRLELPAEPSVYVPRRIADFQIMVVDVTKDHALAVYALPVHHSDPFDRMIIAQAQLEDLTVATRDPIFGKYRVDTLAI from the coding sequence GTGAGGGTGCTACTCGATACGCACGCGTTTCTATGGATTGCCGGAGACTGGAAGCGAGTTCGCCCGACTGCGCGGCGCCTCTTGGAGAATCCACGGACGGCGCTCTTCCTCTCGGCTGCGAGCATTTGGGAGTTGTTGATCAAAGCCGGAATCGGCAGATTGGAGCTTCCGGCCGAACCATCGGTGTACGTTCCTCGGCGGATCGCTGATTTTCAAATTATGGTTGTAGACGTCACCAAAGACCACGCGCTCGCTGTTTACGCGTTGCCTGTGCATCACTCCGATCCGTTTGATCGCATGATCATCGCTCAGGCGCAACTCGAAGACCTTACCGTCGCGACGCGAGACCCAATCTTCGGCAAGTACCGTGTTGATACGCTTGCGATATAA